TGTCAAAAAATAAGAATCTAGTTATaaacatcaaaaataaataaacgaaAATTAATTCTTAGTTGTTTGTTTGTACCCTTCTTTCTGTCCAAATCCAGAGCCAGGCACTGTGGAGATTCCTGTGGCTTCTAAGAGCTTTAGACAGTAGAAAACGTCTGGCACTTTTCCTGCTTGTTTAGCAGCTTGAAGAGCTCCCggtggtaactttatttgagGAAACGAATACATTGCAccttacatatattatatacacacaTGAATCAACAACAAGATGCATTCATGTCTTGATGTTTATGGTTCTTTGGTTATTACCTTCCGTGAAATTGCAAACAACGTTTTTGCAGCTGTTGAATCCATCAGTCATGATCTTTGCTCTTCTTCTCAAAGATTCAAGAATCCCCTTGCTACAAAATGGGGGATATTATCAATGATTCAATCCAGGGATGATGCTTAAGTGgcttttatgtatatatatacctgtgggaaaaaaagaaagaagaagaagtatatATACCTTTCACGGGCGAACTGGTCATATGAAATGTCTCCAGGCTTTGGAGGACTAACCATCAAACCCATCTGCACCATTCATACCACTCTCAATACAATTCAAATGATTTCTGCAAATACAAATCCACATTAGTTTAAGTCTTTTTTGACTTACAAAGATCTGTGCAGAGACATTCGGGCTCAGGGCGATTGATGCAACCTTGTATATCTCTTCAACAACCTGCATAATCAAGAAACCATAGTAAATCAATGATCATGTTATGTTTTGACACATAACATAATTAGCTTTAAAGCAGAGAGGTTTAAAGACGAAACCCTGGGAGGGAAGTTGGTCATCTCAAAGTATCCACCTCGCTGTCCACATTCTCCCCAATAACCTTTAGAAACAGTGTGGAAAGATACAAGCTGGACTTCCTTGCTGAACGGCGAACCCATATCCATcagaacctttttttttttataaacaagaaTGTTCAATGTTAAATGAATGATCACAAGTTTCACTGAAACATGAAAAGCAAAGATAGAAGCTGACCTTCTTGGAGCTGATAAAAGGACGCTCATCCTGGTATATGTTCTGCTGATAAACCTCATCTCCCAGAAGAACCAACTTCTCGCTGTGACAGAACCGCAAGATCTCTCTTAAGTTAGCTTCGCTTAGACACTGACCAGTTGGGTTCCCAGGGTTAATGATCACCATTGCCCTTACCTGTATACCCACATTCAAGAAAAATCAGTACCTGCATTGATAATtgcaagagaagaagaagattgctTACTGATATTCCTTGAGAACGAGCCTGAGCAACGGATTGGCGAAGGTTATTAACATCAAGCCCCCAGTTTTCAGACTCATCGAGATAGTAAGGAACAAGAGAACCGCCTAAGAGTGATATGGTAGCTGAGTAGAGAGGATACTGTGGAACCGGAACTAGAATCTGCAAAAACGGGATAAATGAAAGAAGTGTCACGTCAGGAGTTAAAATATCATAGCAGATAACTATAAGACTTTCTTGGAGGAAGAGAGAGCATTTACCCCGTCTCTCTCACCGCGTATAACACAGTTCAAGATCTGCATCACACCTTTGCTAGCTCCATCAGTGAGAAATATGAGCTCTGGATCACTGTGTTATGAAAAATAAGAAGCAGAAGGCCTGAGCTGGCTTTGCTTATATATCATTGTGAGGAAGATAAAATGAAAACAATCACCTTGGATAGCCATCACGTCTTTGAATGAACTCTGCAACCTCTTTCCTAACTCCTGGAAGGCCTCTTGAGTCACTGTAAGCACCTgtgaaacacacacacacaaaaagggAAATAATTGTCTGATAAAAACAGCTAATTAATGAGTTTGCTGAGCATAATAATAAATACCTAATCCGCCTGAGGTCAAGGAAAGATAATGCTTAGCTCTTGCAATAGCATCAGCTGGGAATATCATTCCAACGTTCGGGTCATCTAGTAGAAACGGTGCTTGACAGAGCGCAACCACCTGCATCAATTGGTTCttgttttttaatatctaaGCTCAAAGGTCGATTGAAGtatactataaatatatatacctgGCGAGGAAATGTCAGTGGCTTCTGTCCTAAAGCATGAGGGTTCCCAACGTTTGTGAAAATAATCTGTTGTTATGTAACATTAAACCACaagttaacaaaacaaaaaacaaaaaacaaaaaacaaaaactgaaaCACTGTCAAGTCCTAAACCAAATAAGAACCACAGGTCTAAATAGCAACCATTTTTAAAGAGTTAAAAGTGTGTGACCTTTTTGCCTTCTTTCTGAAGCTCAGAAGCTCGGAGATAGAGTTCACCTCTTACAGCATACTGACACTTCTTCACGTTTTCGTTCAGAGACTCGTACTCTAAAgccattttctcttcttcttcacacttAAAAAGCAATCGCAACCTTACTTTCAGCCTttacgaaacaaaaaaaaaaaaaaagatttctttttaaatgggttttcaaaattaaaatagaaattgatcaaaggagagagagagttcaTGATCAAAACGAttgaaagagaaaaacaaaaggCAAATTGATCAAACACAAACCTTCGAACTCAAATGTTGTGACTCTGAAGAGTCTCACGTTCCGCAAGAACACGAGTAGGTAGGGATTGTATTGAACGCTAAAGTGTgccactttaaaaaaaaaaaaaaacttaataaattttttttcctgAAGCAGATTACAATTGTGTGTCTGAAATAGATTTGGATCCGATCATGTGGCTTCTTAACGAAGGAAGCAGCAGAGCCACTTAAATGGACGAACGCGATTTTTCAGACAAAAACTCTTCTTCAACAATATCTAATCATTTTTTATGCTCCCTTCTGTGAGAATAAATGTGGCGGAGATTATTCATGtttcaacttcttcttcagaTTAAATATACTTTCGGTTCACCACCAATAGGGTACAGCCACGTCTAcactgacttttttttttttttttttcaaacttctACACTGACTTAAGGCCTCAAAAGTGTTAAACTATAAAATTGAGTTGATTCAACActtcaattataaaattattattttacggAGGTATCATTTTTATACCATAAAAGGCCATGCTTAAAAACGCTGCCGCTTATGGGTTATTCAGAGTTTGACTGCTGCGAATATTCACAAATCGGTATAGCTAGGCGTATTTCCGCGTTGACCGCTTAATTTCTGCGTTAACCACCTAATTTTCGTTTAGACcgtctaagttttttttttccgtctgtTTAAAAGTTGAGACACAGTTTGATTATTCattactaaataattataattagctatcaaatccaaaacaaacacataattaCTTCATTAAAGGGATTTTTCGTACCAACCACACCATAATCTAAATATTCGAcgaataaaaaataagttgtctaaaattgtatataaaaaattatataattgtatCTAAGAACATGTgtcttcatgtttttttttttttttgtaacacaaactTTTCATTAAAACTTAAACTCCAAAATTCAGGGGAGCCATTACAGAGGATTCATTCCAGAGAGTCTGCTTTGCCAGAGCATCAGCATCTCTATTCTTACAACTTTTGATCCAAACAAAAGAAATAGATTCAAAGGCTTCTGATAAACAGAGTATATCAGCAACAATGCCATACAGTTCCGCCGTCAGAGGTCCTTTGTTGAGCGTTTTAACCAGTTTGAGGGAGTCTGACTCGCAGTATACATGAAGGATTCCCTTTTCAATGCAGCATATTAGAGCTTCGGTGTGAATATGGCGCTAGAACCAAAAGTATCAGACGAAGAAAATGAGAGGTTGATACAGATCCCGAATACTGAAGAAATCAGAGCTGCGGTGTTTTCGATCCACGCGGATAAAGCACCGGGACCGGACGGCTTCTCGGCTGGTTTTTTCCATTCCAATTGGGAAACGATTGGGCGAGATATTGTAGACGAGATACAAGACTTCTTTGTCTCTGCAAAGCTTCCAGCGAAGATCAATGAAACGTTTGTTCGCTTAATCCCGAAAGTTCACAGCCCTCAA
This region of Brassica napus cultivar Da-Ae chromosome C5, Da-Ae, whole genome shotgun sequence genomic DNA includes:
- the LOC106401320 gene encoding glutamate--glyoxylate aminotransferase 1-like; the encoded protein is MALEYESLNENVKKCQYAVRGELYLRASELQKEGKKIIFTNVGNPHALGQKPLTFPRQVVALCQAPFLLDDPNVGMIFPADAIARAKHYLSLTSGGLGAYSDSRGLPGVRKEVAEFIQRRDGYPSDPELIFLTDGASKGVMQILNCVIRGERDGILVPVPQYPLYSATISLLGGSLVPYYLDESENWGLDVNNLRQSVAQARSQGISVRAMVIINPGNPTGQCLSEANLREILRFCHSEKLVLLGDEVYQQNIYQDERPFISSKKVLMDMGSPFSKEVQLVSFHTVSKGYWGECGQRGGYFEMTNFPPRVVEEIYKVASIALSPNVSAQIFMGLMVSPPKPGDISYDQFARESKGILESLRRRAKIMTDGFNSCKNVVCNFTEGAMYSFPQIKLPPGALQAAKQAGKVPDVFYCLKLLEATGISTVPGSGFGQKEGVFHLRTTILPAEEEMPEIMDSFKKFNDEFMTQYENSFGYSRM